The nucleotide window ATGTGGGATTTTAGCTAGATCTTTATGGATTCATTGAAAAAATTGTTGATAAATTAGGACTCCTTGATTTTATCCAAAAAGGGGGTGAAAGAAGAACACAAATTCATCTGGAATATACAGTCAACTCTTATTTTAGCTACATCTTCTTTCCTGAAATCTTCATGGTTTCAAAAGAAAAGTTTCTGGTGATTTAAAACTCATCTATTATGTACATAGATTTGATCTAAGATTAGTGATAGACTGATATCTTGTAAGTTATTAGTCCCTCTTTTTCTATTGACCTCTTCTTTAGTGATATAACGGTTTCTGGCTGGACATGagatttaaaatatcaatttagACTTCTTTACTATGCTAGTTATAGTGACAGAAAATGTCAGAAGTAATGGTTGAAACAGCTAGAGGAAACATCACattaaagttcaattttttgtttaatgaGTTTGGATTCTCGAAAGTTGTATTAAAATGTAATGATATGAAACTTCCTAAAATTTGTATATGGAGGAGCAGAGAGGTCATCTTTGATTAAGAACATCCTTGGACCAACCATGTTCTCTATAATTAATACTTTACATGTGTAATAATTACTCTTAGAAGCTTCTAAAAGACAAATGTGCAAGAATTTATGTGAGATTCATGTGTTTCTCCATGCACTTATGGTGCGAGAATTGTACAGCTGAAACCTGAAAGCTATACGTGGAGCACATGTGCATTCTGATGGACAAGTTAGGTAAGTTTGGGGTTTAGAGCCTAACAGAAGTAGATTAATTAACTTCTATACAATCATTTTATTACAGCTCTGTACTATTTACTGTTTTTCTCCTTGTGTTATCTTGCACTTGATGTTTATGGGAATTCTGCGCGTCATGTAAGCAGTTACGTCTTATAATGTTGGAGCCTGCTAATCTTTTTCTTACTTTATGTCATGTTTGTAACTTAACACCTGCGAAAAAGATGTGAGCATTCTCTTGATAAGCATGAGCTCCGTTTTGCAGGTTGATGCTGTTGTATACCTGGTAGATGCTTATGACAAAGAGCGCTTTGCTGAGTCAAAGAAAGAATTAGACGCACTGCTATCTGATGAGTCCCTAGCGACTGTTCCCTTCCTTATTTTGGGAAACAAGATAGACATACCGTATGCTGCCTCAGAAGATGAGTTGCGTTATCACCTTGGGTTGACTGGTGTCACTACTGGCAAGGGTAAGGTGAATCTAGCTGATTCTAGTGTTCGTCCCTTGGAGGTGTTTATGTGCAGTATTGTACGCAAAATGGGTTATGGTGATGGCTTTAAGTGGGTTTCGCAATATATCAAGTAGTTTATATCATTTGCATATGTACCAGAAGTTGAAACAGAATTTGTCCTCTTTTATGCTTTCGTACAACTATTTTTTCCCGTCTGGAAAAGATGGAATCTGTTCATTTGTTCTCAAACTGATGAGGTCTTTAGTACTTATAAATTGTATGCATCAAGCATCTATTTAGCGTGATGAGAAGCTATTTATTGTTGGTGTAAAATTTAACTATGGCAGGAAAATTGTCCAAACTCCAGATTATTGGCTTCCA belongs to Solanum stenotomum isolate F172 chromosome 1, ASM1918654v1, whole genome shotgun sequence and includes:
- the LOC125853206 gene encoding GTP-binding protein SAR1A: MSSVLQVDAVVYLVDAYDKERFAESKKELDALLSDESLATVPFLILGNKIDIPYAASEDELRYHLGLTGVTTGKGKVNLADSSVRPLEVFMCSIVRKMGYGDGFKWVSQYIK